From a region of the Hypanus sabinus isolate sHypSab1 chromosome 2, sHypSab1.hap1, whole genome shotgun sequence genome:
- the LOC132380088 gene encoding uncharacterized protein LOC132380088 has product MSAQSSIKSTPLSDKGSKPTSSKPTRALSGVPSAAMSARSGIKSMAPSDKGSRTTSSKSAQARAKAEAAKVRLHYARQEAVLKMKLATREAEIQKEEAAREAEIQKERAARQREEAAREAEIQREEAAREAEIQKERAARQREEAAREAEIQREEAAREAEIQKERAAREAEIQKERAAREAEIQLEMAKISTELQVLQLEREEAAAMAEAKYIEEAEGSRDLTAARSTLERTRLERTSDYVQSQIDRQARLPSPYVFDNFPSYEEPQRVTIASHPYEEGNLPSRLRDEVKNERTDNAPSPPQQDGGEGEVHSRTTIVSSNCTEVCGQTQSSRSCSEICLTEVYPKEAQQDITKRKVTDETLGQSVFVQTEHGNKLAQSAQDTISLKTKDTKVFRDEANNGVAPLPIREPRQRSPDNKEQAVKRFTSLRKTWKRKPEIQQRTRLAHEVLCTLMAEVTAIINAQSFLPVSSDPENPFILSPSTLLTQKAGAPPPPGDFSDKDLYTKQWRQVQALANQFWPRWRQKYLPLLQQRQKWTEPRRNLQVEDLVLLRDKQVARNSWPTARITATFPSEDGHVRKIELKTTDQGDVKIYQGPVTEVILLLPND; this is encoded by the coding sequence atgtcagctcaatccagcatcaagtcgacgccgctcagcgacaagggcagtaaaccgacatcaagtaagcccacccgggcgttatcaggtgttccaagtgctgcaatgtcagctcgatccgggatcaagtcgatggcgcccagcgacaagggcagtagaacgacatcaagtaagtccgcacaggcaagagccaaggcagaagccgccaaggtgcgactgcattacgccagacaagaagcagttttgaaaatgaaactggccaccagagaagccgaaatccagaaagaagaggctgccagagaagccgaaatccagaaagaaagggccgccagacaaagagaagaggctgccagagaagccgaaatccaaagagaagaggctgccagagaagccgaaatccagaaagaaagggccgccagacaaagagaagaggctgccagagaagccgaaatccaaagagaagaggctgccagagaagccgaaatccagaaagaaagggccgccagagaagccgaaatccagaaagaaagggccgcccgagaagccgaaatccagttggaaatggcaaaaatatcgacagagttgcaagtgctgcagctagaaagagaagaagctgctgccatggcggaagcaaagtacatagaagaagctgaagggtcgcgtgatctgaccgcagcaagatctactttagaaaggaccagactggaacgcacaagcgactatgtacaatctcaaatagacaggcaggctcgtctcccctctccatacgtattcgataacttccccagctacgaggaacctcagagagtcacgattgcatcacatccatacgaggaaggaaatttaccctcacggctccgtgatgaagtcaagaatgaaagaaccgacaacgctccttcacccccacaacaggacggcggggagggagaggttcactccaggacaacaattgtcagctcgaactgtacagaagtttgcggtcaaactcagtcaagccgttcttgttccgagatctgcctcactgaggtgtaccctaaagaagcacaacaagacattaccaagcgtaaagtaaccgacgagacgctaggtcagtcagttttcgttcaaaccgagcacggaaacaaacttgcacaatcagctcaagataccatttctttaaaaaccaaagacaccaaggtcttcagagatgaagcaaataatggggttgccccattgccaatcagagaaccacgccagcgctcaccagataacaaagagcaggcagtcaaacggttcacgtccttacggaaaacctggaaaaggaaacctgagatacagcaacgcacccgattggcccacgaggtactgtgcaccctaatggcagaggtcacagccattataaacgcacaatcattcctacctgtgtcttctgacccagaaaacccctttatactttcgccatcaacgctccttacgcagaaggcaggagcacctcctccaccaggagacttctcagacaaggatttgtacacaaagcaatggagacaagtccaggctctggcaaatcagttctggcctcgctggagacaaaaatatctacctttgttgcaacagagacaaaagtggacagaaccccgaaggaatcttcaagttgaagacttagtcctgctcagggacaagcaagtcgctcgcaacagctggccaacggccagaatcactgctacattccctagcgaggatggacatgtcaggaagatcgaattgaagactaccgaccaaggcgatgtaaaaatttaccaagggccagttacagaagttattctacttctacccaatgactga